A single Flavobacterium sp. 1 DNA region contains:
- a CDS encoding helix-turn-helix transcriptional regulator: MGSQEIITIEDDFTLIRFQNDSEVPFQAQHEVTSGLIQFHFGLKGSAKFIFNQGNYALELKEEKSLLLYNPQKELPLNLELAPSSWVISVIISIKKFHALFSNEANYITFLSDDNRDKKYYKEDDISPSMAIVLTQLFHYSLHPSIKNLYYKGKGYELLSLYFNRTEDPNAEQCPFLIDEDNVLKIKKAKEIIIANMAEPPGLQELADEIGLTLKKLKMGFKQIYGDTVYGFLFDYKMDYARKLLDSGSYNVNEVGLKIGYSTGSHFIAAFKKKFGTTPKKYLMSINSNI, translated from the coding sequence ATGGGTTCACAAGAAATTATAACTATTGAAGATGATTTCACGCTGATTCGTTTTCAAAACGACAGTGAAGTGCCTTTTCAGGCACAACATGAGGTCACCAGCGGATTGATTCAATTCCATTTTGGGCTAAAAGGAAGTGCTAAATTTATCTTCAACCAAGGCAATTATGCTTTGGAACTGAAAGAAGAAAAATCTTTGCTTTTATACAATCCTCAAAAAGAACTGCCGTTGAATCTGGAATTAGCTCCAAGCTCTTGGGTCATTTCGGTAATTATTTCGATCAAAAAATTCCACGCTTTGTTTTCGAATGAGGCCAATTATATTACTTTTTTGAGCGATGACAATCGGGACAAAAAATACTATAAGGAAGATGACATCAGTCCGTCAATGGCAATTGTACTGACGCAGCTGTTTCATTACAGCCTGCATCCTTCCATCAAAAATTTATATTACAAAGGAAAAGGATATGAATTATTGAGTTTGTATTTTAACCGAACCGAAGATCCAAATGCAGAGCAATGCCCTTTTCTGATTGATGAAGACAATGTGCTGAAAATTAAAAAAGCCAAAGAAATCATCATTGCTAATATGGCCGAACCACCAGGATTGCAAGAACTGGCAGACGAAATAGGTTTGACGCTGAAAAAACTCAAAATGGGTTTCAAACAAATTTATGGCGACACTGTTTATGGCTTCTTATTCGATTACAAAATGGATTATGCCCGAAAATTGCTCGATAGCGGCTCATATAATGTGAATGAAGTTGGCTTGAAAATTGGCTACAGCACTGGAAGCCATTTTATAGCGGCATTCAAAAAGAAATTTGGAACCACTCCAAAAAAATACCTGATGTCAATAAACTCCAACATCTAA